AACATAATTTATCAATTCCGGCACTCTTGCCATTGAGCCGTCTTCATTCATAATTTCGCAAATAACTCCTGCCGGATACAAACCTGCTAATTTAGCAAGATCTACTGATGCTTCCGTATGCCCTGCCCTGATCAAAACACCTCCTTCTTTATATTCTAACGGAAATATATGCCCGGGTCTGTTAAAATCATCTGGTTTGGATTTTTTATCTAATACTTTTAATATTGTTGCAGCTCTTTCCTGTGCTGAAATTCCTGTTGTTGAATCAGCAGCATCTATTGAAATAGTAAAAGCAGTTTGATGAGTATCAGTATTATTTGCTACCATCATACCTATATTCAGTTCTTGTAATCTTTCTTTAATTACAGGCATACATATAAGACCTCCACCATTCTTTACCATGAAATTTATAGCTTTTGGTGTAATTTTGTCAGCAGCTATAATAAGATCTCCTTCATTTTCTCTACGTCTGTCATCAACAACAACTACCATTTTACCGGTTTTAATATCTTCTATTGCTTCTTCAATACTATTGAATTTGTTCATTTAATTTTCTTTTTATTTATTCAAAAAAACCATGTTCTTTAAGAAAATTTATATTCAGTTTTTTTTCAGGCTTTTTAATTTCTTCCGAATTGTTTTTAAAAGTTAATAATTTTTCAATATATTTTCCAATTATATCGCATTCAAGGTTGACTTTTTCCCCGATTTTTCTATCTGTTAAAACAGTTTCTTCTTGTGTAAATGGAATAATTGATACTTTAAAAAGTTTATCATCAACATAAACAACAGTTAAGCTTATTCCGTTAACTGCAATTGAACCTTTATTTATAATGTATCTTAAAATTTCTTTTTCTGCTGAAATAGATATCCATACAGCATTATTTTCTTTTGTAATCTCTTTTATTATTCCAATTCCATCAATATGACCGTTGACTATATGTCCGCCTAAACGATCATTAAGCTTTAATGCTCTTTCTAAATTTACTTTACTTCCCGGATTCAAATCATTTAAATTTGTTCTTCGGAAAGTTTCATCCATAACATCCATTGTAAAACTATTTGAGTTTATGTCAGTAATAGTCAGACAAACACCATTTGTGCTAACACTATCTCCATGTTTAAGATCTGATAATACTTTTTTAGCACTAATAATTATCTTAGCAGATATACCACTTTTGGCAATTGATTTTACAATACCTATTTCTTCAATTATTCCTGTAAACATTTTAGTTTAAGTTATACCAATTGTAATATTATTCGTTATTAGTTTAGTTTATGTGTAACTCTACTTAGTGTTTGTATGAAAACTATATAATATAATCTATTCTATAATCGATATTGCAAACCTGTCTGCCGTCAGGCAGGAATAAAAACGTTTGAATTTTTTTTAAAATTGTTCTATTGTTTCATTACTCATAGAATATTTATTTTATATTGTGTTCGTGAAATCGCTTTGCTAAGTTGCTCAATTGTTGAAATACAGGTAATATGTGAAATAACAATATAACAATTGAGCAATTGAACAATGTGAAAATATTTTTGTTGCATAACTGAAATATCAAGTTGTTTAGAGTTTTCTAATAGGCACTACTTTATTTACTCTGCTTTTATATATACGCTTCAATCATTAAATCATTATCAAAATATTTTATCCTTTGGTTTTTCAAAATAACAGCATCCTTTAAAAAAAATTTTCCTTTTCCGCCAACAGGTGTTTTAGCAGATTCACCACCAATGATTTTTGGCGAAATAAATGAAATTACCTTATCAACTATTCCATCATTTATTGCAGAATAATTAAGAGTACTACCACCTTCAATTAAAATACTATCAATTCCTTTTTCTCCTAAAATTTTCATTAGATATTTCAAATCTACCTTTTCGTTTTTTAAAGGATTTTTTATTATTTCGCCTCCTTTTTTTGTTATGGCTTTTAAAGTATTGATATTAGCCTGTTTTGTTGTTGCAATAATAGTCTTTGAATCAGAACAAGAATTTAACACTTTGGCATTAAGAGGTATTTTGCAATGAGTATCAACAATAATTCTTACCGGATTGCTAATCTTTTCCCCTTTTATTCTGACTGTTAAGCTCGGATTATCGTTGATAACAGTATTAACTCCTACCATAATACCCGAACATTTTTGCCGTAATTCATGTACATATTTCCTTGATTTTTCATTTGATATCCATTTGGAATCACCTGAAACCGTAGCTATTTTACCATCAAAGGTCATTGCAGTTTTTAATATACAAAAAGGCAATTTTGTTGTTATAAATTTTA
This genomic interval from Bacteroidales bacterium contains the following:
- a CDS encoding riboflavin synthase, which codes for MFTGIIEEIGIVKSIAKSGISAKIIISAKKVLSDLKHGDSVSTNGVCLTITDINSNSFTMDVMDETFRRTNLNDLNPGSKVNLERALKLNDRLGGHIVNGHIDGIGIIKEITKENNAVWISISAEKEILRYIINKGSIAVNGISLTVVYVDDKLFKVSIIPFTQEETVLTDRKIGEKVNLECDIIGKYIEKLLTFKNNSEEIKKPEKKLNINFLKEHGFFE
- the ribD gene encoding bifunctional diaminohydroxyphosphoribosylaminopyrimidine deaminase/5-amino-6-(5-phosphoribosylamino)uracil reductase RibD encodes the protein MMNDNSINIKYMQQAIELSKKGIGFVNPNPVVGAVIVKDNKIIGQGYHEFFGGTHAEINAINNSTENIKNAVIYVTLEPCSHYGKNPPCVDAIIKNGISKVVIGMQDPNPLVAGKGIEKLKNNRIKVEAGILENEIKTLNEIYIKFITTKLPFCILKTAMTFDGKIATVSGDSKWISNEKSRKYVHELRQKCSGIMVGVNTVINDNPSLTVRIKGEKISNPVRIIVDTHCKIPLNAKVLNSCSDSKTIIATTKQANINTLKAITKKGGEIIKNPLKNEKVDLKYLMKILGEKGIDSILIEGGSTLNYSAINDGIVDKVISFISPKIIGGESAKTPVGGKGKFFLKDAVILKNQRIKYFDNDLMIEAYI